One stretch of Suricata suricatta isolate VVHF042 chromosome 13, meerkat_22Aug2017_6uvM2_HiC, whole genome shotgun sequence DNA includes these proteins:
- the GRHPR gene encoding glyoxylate reductase/hydroxypyruvate reductase isoform X1, whose translation MKPVRLMKVFVTRRIPPEGWAALARAEDCEVEHWDSDEPIPEKELERSVAGAHGLLCLLTDRVDKKLLDAAGANLKVISTMSVGVDHLALDEIKRRGIRVGYTPDVLTDATAELAVSLLLTTCRRLPEATEEVRSGGWTSWKPLWMCGYGLSQSTVGIIGLGRIGQAIARRLKPFGVQKFLYTGRQPRPQEAAEFQAEFVSTPKLAADSDFIIVACSLTPATKGLCNKDFFQQMKKTAVFVNISRGDVVNQDDLYQALAGGQIAAAGLDVTTPEPLPTNHPLLTLKNCVILPHIGSATYGTRNTMSLLAANNLLAGLRGEPMPSELKL comes from the exons CTGCGAGGTGGAACACTGGGACTCCGATGAGCCGATCCCCGAAAAGGAGCTGGAACGCAGTGTGGCTGGGGCCCAcggcctcctctgcctcctcaccgACCGTGTGGACAAGAAGCTGCTGGATGCCGCGG GAGCCAATCTCAAAGTCATCAGCACAATGTCTGTGGGCGTTGACCACTTGGCTTTGGATGAAATCAAGAGGCG CGGCATCCGTGTGGGCTACACCCCAGATGTCCTGACGGACGCCACGGCAGAGCTCGCTGTCTCCCTGCTGCTCACCACCTGTCGCCGCTTGCCCGAAGCCACAGAGGAAGTGAGGAG TGGCGGCTGGACCTCGTGGAAGCCACTGTGGATGTGTGGCTACGGACTCTCGCAGAGCACGGTCGGCATCATCGGGCTGGGGCGCATAG GCCAGGCCATTGCTCGGCGTCTGAAGCCATTTGGCGTCCAGAAATTTCTATACACAGGGCGCCAGCCCAGGCCTCAGGAAGCAGCAGAATTCCAGGCCGAGTTTG TGTCCACCCCCAAGCTGGCCGCCGACTCTGATTTCATCATTGTGGCCTGCTCCTTAACACCTGCAACCAAGGGACTCTGCAACAAGGACTTCTTCCAGCAGATGAAAAAGACAGCCGTGTTTGTCAACATCAGCAG GGGAGACGTGGTGAACCAGGACGACCTGTACCAGGCCTTGGCTGGTGGGCAGATTGCTGCTGCTGGACTGGATGTGACAACCCCAGAGCCACTGCCTACAAACCACCCTCTCCTGACCCTGAAGAACTGTG tGATCCTACCCCACATTGGCAGTGCCACCTACGGGACCCGAAACACCATGTCCTTGTTGGCAGCTAACAACTTGTTGGCTGGCCTGAGAGGGGAGCCGATGCCCAGTGAACTCAAGCTGTAG